The following coding sequences lie in one Helicoverpa armigera isolate CAAS_96S chromosome 8, ASM3070526v1, whole genome shotgun sequence genomic window:
- the LOC110372242 gene encoding secretory phospholipase A2 receptor yields MLTIYLICLSYLLIATGPVRCKPDYLYDSEVQGWLKLHVIPATWEQAFLRCHYEGAVLASPLNEELTKALHSTMTKFGINRRIFLGTSLLLSNGDFVSIEGVPLSDQEIQWSPQGPDPGQCLTMAISGSEHYMYTASCDEQLPYICYRNHDNSTLNECGTFDNKYHYNQKTGSCYKVHNVKHTWYRANMICFAEGGHLVILNDDLEANFVKDMFPVRTDNTTNLWEQIHIGLKAWDDRIWFTIHGDKIDDVYNQWAAGQPDNKMGTQNIGTILRSGLLDDANPLKRNMFVCEKAAHKIRFESPTLRWNELIVPFGRSSQK; encoded by the exons ATgttaacaatatatttaatttgtttgtcatATTTGTTGATTGCAACTG GTCCCGTGCGATGCAAGCCTGATTACTTGTACGACAGTGAAGTGCAGGGCTGGCTCAAGCTTCACGTGATTCCAGCAACGTGGGAGCAAGCGTTTTTGCGCTGTCACTATGAAG GAGCAGTGCTGGCGTCTCCACTTAACGAAGAGCTGACCAAAGCTCTTCACTCAACAATGACAAAATTTGGTATCAATCGTCGTATCTTCTTGGGAACTAGTTTGTTGCTCTCCAATGGCGACTTCGTTTCAATAGAAG GCGTCCCACTGTCTGACCAGGAGATACAGTGGAGCCCACAAGGGCCCGATCCAGGACAATGCCTCACCATGGCCATCTCTGGCAGCGAACACTACATGTATACCGCGTCATGCGACGAACAACTACCCTACATATGCTATCGAAATCATGATAACAGTACTTTAAATGAATGTGGCACATTTGACAACA AATACCACTACAATCAGAAAACTGGCAGCTGTTACAAAGTCCACAACGTGAAACACACCTGGTACCGCGCAAATATGATCTGCTTTGCGGAGGGAGGTCATCTCGTCATTCTGAATGATGATCTGGAAGCTAACTTCGTCAAGGATATGTTCCCCGTTCGTACCGATAACACGACGAATTTATGGGAGCAAATCCACATCGGCCTAAAAGCCTGGGACGACCGCATATGGTTTACCATTCACG GTGATAAAATAGACGATGTGTACAACCAATGGGCTGCAGGACAACCAGACAATAAGATGGGCACACAAAATATTGGAACTATTCTTCGGAGCGGCCTCTTGGATGATGCAAATCCTCTCAAACGGAACATGTTTGTGTGCGAGAAAGCAGCTCATAAAATACGCTTCGAATCTCCAACCTTACGATGGAATGAGTTAATTGTACCTTTTGGAAGATCTTCacagaaataa